cAAGTTTGTTCATCTTCTAATCAATAACGCAACTCTTAAAAATAGTCAATTATAAATGGAGGAGCGTCGAGCTGGTACAAGTCCAAAGCGGGCCCCACAAATCGGAAGAGAATCCATCCACCAATCACGATGAAGATGGAAGCATATGCAAATTTGTTGAGCCAAAACAGCAGACCTTTTTCGCCGACGTACAGCTCCATCGCCTTCTCACTCAAGTTCATCGAATCCCAATCCTTGGGCTGCTTTT
The genomic region above belongs to Salvia hispanica cultivar TCC Black 2014 chromosome 3, UniMelb_Shisp_WGS_1.0, whole genome shotgun sequence and contains:
- the LOC125210077 gene encoding uncharacterized protein LOC125210077 codes for the protein MLSLTAFPCHLLPPPQHRSLTLTRCNPENGADLSPPPQKIRPPESVEIRFKRGSRRRRRQEEDGGVKKAVEKQPKDWDSMNLSEKAMELYVGEKGLLFWLNKFAYASIFIVIGGWILFRFVGPALDLYQLDAPPFIIDYF